The following are from one region of the Paenibacillus bovis genome:
- a CDS encoding redox-sensing transcriptional repressor Rex gives MKSDKISEAVVRRLPVYLRYLNELHTREVPTVSSQELGQKLDLNPAQIRKDLAYFGDFGRKGIGYDVSYLIEKIRHILKLDQQINVALIGAGNLGHALSNYNAYLQETMKIVAVFDSYTPKVGTQINTLTVQPIDELSETVQSKHIRVGIITVPNTEAQRVADQLIEAGIEAILNFAPIILKTPPHVRVHTADFTTDLLSLAYYLEDGKELETNEQLTE, from the coding sequence ATGAAATCCGATAAAATATCAGAAGCGGTCGTGCGAAGATTACCTGTCTATTTAAGATACCTGAACGAGCTGCATACCCGTGAGGTACCCACTGTATCTTCGCAGGAACTGGGACAAAAACTGGACCTCAATCCGGCCCAGATTCGTAAGGACCTTGCCTATTTCGGTGATTTTGGCCGTAAAGGAATTGGCTACGATGTATCGTATCTGATTGAGAAAATACGTCATATCCTGAAGCTGGATCAGCAGATCAATGTTGCTCTGATCGGAGCAGGTAATCTGGGACATGCGCTTTCAAATTATAATGCCTATCTGCAGGAAACGATGAAGATTGTAGCCGTGTTTGATTCGTATACACCGAAAGTAGGCACCCAGATTAATACATTGACTGTGCAACCGATTGATGAACTGTCCGAGACTGTGCAGTCCAAGCATATCCGGGTTGGTATTATTACCGTACCCAATACCGAAGCACAGCGTGTTGCTGATCAGCTGATCGAAGCAGGTATCGAGGCGATTCTGAACTTTGCGCCGATTATCCTGAAAACACCACCGCATGTGCGTGTGCATACGGCAGATTTCACTACCGATCTGCTGAGTCTGGCCTACTACCTTGAAGATGGAAAGGAATTAGAGACGAATGAACAACTCACCGAGTAA
- the dinG gene encoding ATP-dependent DNA helicase DinG: protein MKFAVLDFETTGTQSSDDIIQVGLAVIDHDLTITQVYSSMVKPGGKIPPFITGLTGIRNEDVADAPELDDVMLEMIPLLEDAVLVGHNVAFDLGFLQRALDRTGYLPFTGRVLDTMDFLRVFFPNLPSYQLSMVSSSLGFEHDRPHQADSDALATAYVFLKCLEELDGLPLITVQRLAELFDNQDSDLGWYFDGVRMQREAQPAQDLDEHRFYRQLALKVGDWMDIPSAEEAREGMPLADVSFDEFLEQVKDNLRKLLPDYEEREPQNQMFDEVVRALTDEKHLLIEAGTGTGKSLGYLLPSIYHSVKNSERVMVSTHTINLQEQLRERDVPLLTQVIPFAFRAAVFKGRQHYLCLRKFEHKINTKEFQSPKEDVLIAAQMIVWLTATETGDDEELNMGNRGGDFWETVASDTDSCLGRACPWFRQCFYHRAKHEAGAADVVITNHSKLFTDIKAGHQLLPAYEHLVIDEAHHLEDVAGKHLGMHMKYFTLVHPMLRLFKDSKTGQLAILRQQLGSSGSERGMEWAIAIDNLYPELTDVKEDWDKLSELLFALLPQRSDAAPGEAAQFTLRLLPQKKPDEWAEIAELENRIHIGLSQIIRKGEQVMNKIKESDEVLDSDGLVTDVSGLFKDLTGVRDDLRHFIKLDSEDTVYWYEANGNYRSKSLQMYAVPVDVSQQLKEHFFDKKKSIVLTSATLSIDKNFQYMIEQLGLKEAEQQGKLNTSMLESPFNYREQSLVLIPRDFPSVKGSVGDEHFVSMLARSLADAAEATRGRMLVLFTSYRMLKQVYEPLKEKLSQSDIAVFGQGVDGGSRTKLTRRFQDHPACVLLGTSSFWEGVDIPGEALTCLAIVRLPFQPPNHPLVEAKSERLKKEKKNPFMKLSVPQAVIRFKQGFGRLVRTANDRGIVLIYDTRVIESYYGKHFLYSLPGPKMEHMPTQQMVPRIAEWLSHRENEKDAANQEGEQA from the coding sequence ATGAAATTTGCCGTACTGGATTTTGAGACAACAGGAACCCAGTCCTCGGATGATATCATTCAGGTGGGTCTTGCTGTTATAGATCATGATTTAACGATTACCCAGGTATACAGCTCCATGGTCAAACCCGGAGGCAAGATTCCTCCGTTTATTACCGGACTAACCGGTATTCGCAACGAAGATGTAGCAGACGCTCCTGAACTGGATGACGTCATGCTGGAGATGATTCCACTGCTGGAAGACGCAGTGTTGGTCGGACATAATGTAGCTTTTGATCTGGGCTTTTTGCAGCGTGCACTGGACCGTACCGGTTATTTGCCGTTTACCGGCAGAGTGCTGGATACGATGGATTTTCTGCGTGTATTTTTCCCGAATCTGCCGAGTTATCAGCTCAGTATGGTCAGCAGCTCGCTTGGTTTTGAGCATGATCGTCCCCATCAGGCAGACAGTGATGCACTGGCGACAGCCTATGTCTTTCTAAAATGTCTGGAAGAATTGGATGGTCTGCCGCTGATCACCGTTCAGCGTCTGGCTGAGCTGTTCGATAATCAGGACAGTGATCTGGGCTGGTATTTTGATGGTGTGCGTATGCAGCGCGAAGCACAGCCGGCACAGGATCTTGATGAACATCGCTTTTATCGTCAGCTTGCGCTGAAAGTAGGCGACTGGATGGATATTCCTTCTGCCGAAGAAGCCAGAGAAGGCATGCCGCTGGCAGATGTATCCTTTGACGAGTTTCTGGAACAGGTTAAAGATAATCTGCGCAAACTGCTGCCGGATTATGAAGAGCGCGAGCCGCAGAATCAGATGTTTGATGAAGTGGTACGCGCCCTTACCGATGAGAAGCATTTACTGATTGAGGCAGGCACCGGCACAGGCAAATCGCTCGGTTATTTGCTGCCTTCCATTTATCATAGCGTCAAAAACAGCGAGAGAGTGATGGTCAGTACGCATACAATTAATTTGCAGGAACAGCTGCGCGAACGGGATGTTCCGCTGCTGACACAGGTGATTCCGTTTGCTTTTCGTGCTGCCGTGTTCAAAGGACGCCAGCATTATTTGTGTCTGCGCAAATTTGAGCATAAAATAAATACAAAGGAATTTCAGAGTCCCAAGGAAGATGTGCTGATCGCAGCCCAGATGATTGTCTGGCTGACAGCTACCGAGACCGGGGATGATGAAGAGCTCAATATGGGTAACCGTGGCGGCGATTTCTGGGAAACGGTCGCGAGTGATACCGATTCCTGTCTGGGACGCGCCTGTCCATGGTTCCGGCAGTGCTTTTATCACCGGGCCAAGCATGAAGCTGGTGCAGCCGATGTGGTCATTACCAATCATTCCAAGCTGTTTACGGATATCAAGGCAGGCCATCAGCTGCTGCCGGCCTACGAACATTTGGTTATCGACGAAGCCCATCATCTGGAAGATGTGGCTGGCAAGCATCTGGGTATGCACATGAAATATTTCACATTGGTTCATCCGATGCTGCGTCTGTTCAAGGACAGCAAGACCGGCCAGCTGGCGATTCTGCGTCAGCAGCTGGGATCGTCCGGCAGTGAACGCGGCATGGAGTGGGCGATAGCGATCGATAATCTATATCCGGAATTAACAGATGTCAAGGAAGACTGGGACAAGCTGAGTGAGCTGTTGTTCGCTCTGCTACCACAGCGCAGTGATGCCGCTCCAGGCGAGGCTGCGCAGTTCACATTGCGTCTGCTGCCGCAGAAAAAGCCTGACGAGTGGGCCGAGATTGCCGAATTGGAGAATCGGATTCATATTGGTCTGAGCCAGATCATCCGCAAAGGTGAACAGGTGATGAACAAAATCAAGGAATCGGATGAAGTGCTGGACAGTGATGGACTCGTGACAGATGTGTCGGGACTGTTCAAGGATCTGACCGGTGTCCGGGATGATCTGCGTCATTTCATCAAGCTGGACAGTGAAGATACGGTCTACTGGTATGAGGCCAACGGCAATTATCGCAGCAAGTCGCTCCAGATGTATGCGGTGCCGGTAGATGTCAGCCAGCAGCTCAAGGAGCATTTCTTTGACAAAAAGAAAAGTATCGTGCTGACCTCTGCCACGCTGTCGATCGACAAGAACTTCCAGTACATGATTGAACAGCTGGGACTCAAGGAAGCCGAGCAGCAAGGCAAGCTGAATACGTCGATGCTGGAATCGCCGTTTAATTACAGGGAACAGTCGCTTGTACTGATTCCAAGAGATTTCCCGAGTGTAAAGGGAAGTGTCGGTGACGAGCATTTTGTCAGTATGCTGGCTCGTTCACTTGCTGATGCTGCCGAAGCGACGCGTGGACGCATGTTGGTCTTATTTACTTCCTACCGGATGCTCAAGCAGGTGTATGAGCCTCTGAAGGAGAAATTATCACAGAGTGATATTGCCGTATTCGGACAGGGTGTAGATGGAGGCAGCCGGACCAAGCTGACCCGACGCTTCCAGGATCATCCGGCCTGTGTACTGCTGGGTACGAGCAGCTTCTGGGAAGGCGTGGATATTCCCGGAGAAGCACTGACCTGTCTGGCGATTGTGCGATTGCCGTTCCAGCCGCCGAATCATCCGCTGGTCGAAGCCAAAAGTGAACGGCTCAAAAAAGAAAAGAAAAACCCGTTTATGAAATTATCTGTACCACAGGCAGTTATCCGGTTCAAACAGGGCTTTGGCAGACTGGTCCGGACAGCGAATGACCGCGGTATTGTGCTTATCTATGATACCCGGGTCATTGAATCGTATTATGGCAAGCACTTCTTGTATTCGCTGCCCGGTCCCAAAATGGAACATATGCCTACGCAGCAAATGGTTCCCCGTATTGCGGAATGGCTGAGCCATCGTGAGAACGAAAAGGATGCTGCAAATCAAGAGGGGGAGCAAGCATGA
- the panD gene encoding aspartate 1-decarboxylase, which produces MYRTMMKSKIHRATVTEANLNYVGSITIDEDLMEAADLLENEKVQIVNNNNGARLETYVITGPRGSGVVCLNGAAARLVQPGDTVIIISYAMMSHEELQEHRPTVVFVDGQNKPVMEAHKEVHATIM; this is translated from the coding sequence ATGTATAGAACAATGATGAAATCCAAAATCCACCGTGCCACGGTAACAGAGGCCAATCTGAATTATGTAGGCAGCATTACAATCGACGAAGATCTGATGGAAGCAGCAGACCTTCTTGAAAATGAAAAAGTACAGATCGTTAATAATAATAACGGCGCACGTCTGGAAACGTACGTGATTACTGGTCCGCGTGGTAGTGGTGTGGTCTGCCTGAACGGCGCAGCTGCCCGTCTGGTACAACCTGGCGATACAGTTATTATTATCTCCTATGCGATGATGAGCCACGAAGAACTTCAGGAGCATCGTCCAACTGTAGTATTCGTGGATGGTCAGAACAAGCCGGTAATGGAAGCTCATAAAGAGGTTCATGCTACCATTATGTAA